One Aneurinibacillus migulanus genomic region harbors:
- a CDS encoding type II toxin-antitoxin system HicA family toxin encodes MKSYSSRDLIKMVQQDGWELIRVAGSHHQYRHPSKKGILTIPHPKKDMPLKTIKSILKQAGIEG; translated from the coding sequence ATGAAGTCATACTCATCGCGGGACTTAATCAAAATGGTTCAACAAGATGGATGGGAATTAATACGGGTGGCCGGGAGCCATCACCAGTATAGGCATCCATCAAAAAAAGGCATACTAACAATTCCTCATCCTAAAAAGGACATGCCTTTAAAAACAATAAAAAGCATACTCAAGCAAGCAGGGATTGAGGGATAA
- the cntA gene encoding staphylopine-dependent metal ABC transporter substrate-binding lipoprotein has translation MTRRMVAFLAALMALMVLLSGCSDGNDAKTGSIAQGKELVYATAKDINDMNPHLYPGSMSAQGMVYESLVENTEDGIKPLLAESWEISNDGKVYTFHLRQGVKFHDGEPFDAEAVKKNIEAVQKNAKKHSWIKLSTKIVSCNVIDPYTVQLVLSETYYPTLVELSMTRPYVFISPKNFINGETKDGVNGYNGTGPYRLAEHKVDQYAIFEANENYWGGAPKVKKITAKVLPAGETTFLALKKGEVNFVFTDDRGTDSLDVEAMNKLAESGDYQIVRSKAMNTNMIAANSSKLDNPIHETAVRLAIWHAIDRETISKQIFHETEPAAYTLFSPNVNYANVELKKRGYDLEKAKKILDEAGWILKDGQTVRTKSGNKLDMKLYYDANSSSQKTQAEFIQNSLKKIGIQLQLVGEESTSIAKRRSTGDYDLLFNQTWGLAYDPQSTVSAFASESSYYHTTSGITKADELYKKIDQVMVSTDEDTRKSLYADILTIVHEEAVFIPITNGNVTVIAPKNLQGVSFKQTQYELPFEQMHFK, from the coding sequence ATGACAAGAAGAATGGTTGCTTTTTTAGCTGCTTTGATGGCTTTAATGGTACTGCTGTCAGGCTGCAGTGACGGTAATGATGCTAAAACGGGGTCAATAGCTCAAGGCAAAGAGTTGGTGTATGCAACAGCGAAAGACATTAATGATATGAATCCCCATTTGTACCCAGGTTCAATGTCGGCTCAAGGGATGGTATATGAATCGTTGGTTGAAAATACGGAAGATGGAATCAAGCCATTGCTTGCCGAATCGTGGGAAATTTCTAACGATGGAAAAGTATATACCTTTCATCTAAGACAAGGCGTGAAGTTCCATGATGGGGAGCCATTTGACGCAGAAGCAGTGAAGAAGAATATTGAGGCTGTGCAAAAGAATGCGAAAAAGCATTCCTGGATTAAGCTGTCAACCAAAATCGTGAGTTGTAATGTAATAGACCCATATACAGTTCAATTGGTTCTGTCAGAAACCTATTATCCAACGTTGGTTGAATTGTCAATGACCAGACCGTATGTATTTATCTCACCCAAAAATTTTATTAACGGGGAAACAAAGGATGGTGTAAATGGTTACAACGGAACAGGACCCTATAGACTCGCTGAACATAAAGTCGATCAGTATGCCATTTTTGAAGCAAATGAAAACTACTGGGGCGGTGCGCCTAAAGTGAAGAAAATTACCGCTAAAGTTCTTCCGGCAGGGGAAACAACATTTTTAGCATTGAAAAAAGGAGAGGTTAATTTTGTATTTACAGATGATCGAGGCACAGACAGCCTTGATGTGGAAGCGATGAATAAATTAGCTGAGTCAGGCGATTATCAAATTGTCAGAAGTAAAGCCATGAATACGAATATGATCGCAGCCAATAGCAGTAAATTGGATAATCCGATACATGAGACAGCTGTTCGTTTAGCGATTTGGCATGCGATTGATCGAGAAACAATCAGCAAGCAAATTTTCCATGAAACCGAACCAGCAGCCTATACACTATTCTCGCCTAACGTCAATTACGCAAATGTCGAATTGAAGAAACGTGGCTATGATTTGGAAAAAGCAAAAAAAATCCTGGACGAAGCAGGCTGGATCTTAAAAGATGGCCAAACGGTCAGAACGAAAAGCGGAAACAAATTGGATATGAAGCTTTATTATGATGCGAATTCTTCTTCCCAAAAAACACAAGCTGAATTTATACAAAATTCACTGAAAAAGATAGGGATTCAACTTCAGCTTGTTGGCGAGGAGTCGACTTCAATCGCTAAAAGAAGATCAACGGGTGATTATGATTTATTATTCAATCAAACATGGGGACTCGCGTATGATCCGCAAAGTACAGTCTCTGCTTTTGCTTCCGAATCTTCTTATTACCATACCACAAGTGGCATTACGAAAGCAGATGAACTCTACAAGAAAATTGATCAAGTTATGGTGTCTACGGATGAGGATACACGAAAATCGTTATATGCGGATATTTTAACAATTGTTCATGAGGAAGCCGTCTTTATTCCAATTACAAACGGCAATGTCACTGTAATTGCTCCGAAAAATTTACAAGGTGTCTCATTTAAGCAAACACAATATGAACTGCCATTTGAGCAAATGCACTTTAAATAA
- a CDS encoding helix-turn-helix transcriptional regulator, which yields MKRVDAFAEKNNLSEKEQIVLEGIMDGQKMKDIAKEIGVSRTRAQELKNKVVNNLAQAIYDEEKKKEKALS from the coding sequence GTGAAGCGGGTTGATGCGTTTGCGGAAAAGAACAACCTATCCGAAAAAGAACAGATTGTACTTGAGGGCATCATGGATGGCCAGAAGATGAAGGATATTGCAAAAGAAATCGGGGTATCCCGTACAAGAGCACAAGAATTAAAGAATAAGGTTGTAAATAATTTAGCTCAGGCTATATATGATGAAGAAAAGAAAAAAGAAAAGGCGCTCTCTTAG
- the opp1B gene encoding nickel/cobalt ABC transporter permease, which produces MGSFIIKRVLVSIPLLLIISFLTFVLINLSPLDPAEVVLHAQGVPKITDELIAQTKAELGMDRPFLIRYINWFMACLQLDFGKSYVTGEPVWSLLGPAFLNTLKLTLVSVIFIIALSILLGVICALKEGKMMDKSVRGISFFLTSMPSYWLAALMIWYFSVKLDLLPTSGMDSYKSYILPVIVIVLSYAGIYFRIVRSSMVSNLNEDYVLYGRACGLPEKKITMHILRNSLQVAISVFCMAIPIILGSTVVVENVFAWPGLGSLSVKSILSRDFPMIQAYVLVLAVAFVLFNTISDIINAAMNPKLRKDL; this is translated from the coding sequence ATGGGCAGTTTTATCATCAAAAGGGTATTGGTATCGATTCCATTACTGTTGATCATTTCGTTTTTAACGTTTGTCTTAATCAATTTATCTCCTTTAGATCCAGCCGAAGTAGTATTACATGCGCAAGGTGTACCCAAAATAACAGACGAATTGATCGCACAGACAAAAGCAGAGTTAGGGATGGATCGACCATTTCTTATCCGTTATATAAATTGGTTCATGGCATGCTTGCAGCTGGATTTCGGGAAGTCATACGTTACAGGAGAACCTGTGTGGTCATTGCTAGGTCCAGCTTTTCTAAATACGTTAAAGTTGACGTTAGTTTCAGTTATTTTCATTATTGCGCTGTCCATTTTACTAGGTGTAATCTGCGCATTGAAGGAAGGCAAAATGATGGATAAATCGGTCAGGGGCATTTCATTTTTCCTGACGTCCATGCCGTCATACTGGCTTGCGGCACTTATGATCTGGTATTTTTCTGTGAAGTTAGATTTGTTGCCAACAAGCGGGATGGATTCGTACAAAAGTTATATTTTACCGGTTATTGTGATCGTGCTCAGTTATGCAGGCATTTATTTCAGAATCGTCAGAAGTTCGATGGTAAGCAATTTAAATGAAGATTATGTACTGTATGGAAGGGCATGTGGCTTACCAGAAAAGAAAATCACGATGCATATTTTAAGAAATTCATTGCAGGTTGCCATTTCTGTATTTTGCATGGCTATACCCATTATATTGGGAAGCACGGTAGTTGTAGAAAATGTATTTGCATGGCCCGGGTTAGGGAGTCTAAGTGTGAAATCGATTCTAAGCAGAGATTTCCCGATGATCCAAGCGTATGTCCTTGTATTGGCAGTGGCCTTTGTTTTGTTTAACACCATTTCTGATATTATCAACGCGGCGATGAATCCCAAATTAAGAAAGGATCTCTAA
- a CDS encoding opine metallophore biosynthesis dehydrogenase has product MSDFKRVLILGTGPTSIQLAVMLKNHLNCCIGIVGRESVRSEPFFVALKQSNQRIRVDIQNEKHRQMEGECFIDHVYHGYGTITGEWDTVILSVTTDAYIEVLKQINDQLLKQVRCMVLISPTFGSNSLILHYMNSIQSSAEIISFSTYLGDTRWMSGEPSNHVITTGVKKKVFIGSSNDESQNIEKLCALYERLGITLETMSCPIEAETRNISLYVHPPLFMNDFSLSVIFGESAVRKYVYKMFPEGPITQYLIRDMLAEWKEITNIIEKLNMTGVNLLQFMVDDNYPVRLESLSRHDIDNFIHLETIHQEYLLYIRYTSLLIDPFSEPDQGGKYFDFSAVPIRQMFVNREGYWDIPRMPKEDYYRIKIIQGIARYVDSSCPTIDKFIAAYERKIEDAAQALQGELLSDAFVVQNFEEDLKMICSEIGKRIGSKTLNK; this is encoded by the coding sequence ATGAGTGATTTTAAACGAGTCTTAATATTGGGAACGGGTCCTACTTCCATTCAACTTGCTGTAATGCTAAAAAACCATTTGAATTGCTGCATAGGAATCGTTGGGCGAGAATCTGTTCGTTCCGAGCCATTCTTTGTAGCACTGAAACAAAGCAACCAGAGAATTCGTGTAGACATCCAAAATGAAAAACATCGACAAATGGAAGGAGAGTGTTTTATCGATCATGTTTATCATGGATATGGGACCATTACGGGGGAATGGGATACCGTTATTTTGTCTGTTACAACGGATGCCTACATCGAGGTCTTAAAACAAATCAATGATCAGCTCTTAAAGCAAGTAAGGTGCATGGTATTAATATCTCCAACCTTTGGTTCAAATAGCTTAATACTCCACTATATGAACTCTATTCAGTCAAGCGCGGAGATCATCAGCTTTTCTACATACCTTGGCGATACACGCTGGATGAGCGGTGAGCCGTCAAATCATGTTATCACGACAGGGGTGAAGAAAAAAGTTTTCATTGGCTCGTCGAACGACGAGTCTCAAAATATTGAAAAGCTCTGTGCGTTATATGAACGATTGGGTATCACGCTGGAGACCATGAGTTGTCCGATCGAGGCAGAGACGAGAAATATATCTCTATATGTCCATCCGCCGTTGTTTATGAATGATTTTTCGCTCAGCGTCATATTCGGAGAGTCAGCTGTCAGGAAATACGTATATAAAATGTTTCCCGAGGGCCCCATCACGCAATATTTAATTCGCGATATGCTAGCTGAGTGGAAAGAGATTACGAATATTATTGAAAAGCTGAATATGACAGGCGTTAATTTGCTTCAGTTCATGGTAGATGACAATTATCCAGTGCGATTGGAAAGCTTGTCTCGTCATGATATTGATAACTTCATTCATTTAGAGACGATTCATCAAGAGTATTTATTGTACATCCGGTATACCTCCCTGTTAATCGATCCTTTCTCGGAGCCGGATCAGGGTGGGAAATATTTCGATTTTTCTGCCGTCCCTATTCGGCAAATGTTTGTCAACAGGGAAGGGTATTGGGATATCCCGCGAATGCCCAAGGAAGATTATTATCGCATAAAAATCATACAAGGCATTGCAAGATATGTAGATTCGAGTTGCCCAACCATTGATAAATTCATTGCAGCCTACGAGCGTAAAATCGAGGACGCTGCGCAAGCGCTTCAAGGCGAATTGTTGTCGGATGCATTTGTCGTGCAAAACTTTGAAGAAGATTTGAAGATGATATGCAGTGAAATCGGAAAACGTATTGGATCAAAGACACTGAACAAGTAG
- a CDS encoding IS6 family transposase: MGYFKGKQFKKDIILVAVGYYCRFSLSYREVSEILKERGVSVHPTTIMRWVHEYGNLIYQIWKKKNKNVQLSWRLDETYIKVRGKWCYLYRAIDKDGHTLDIQLRKKRDHQAAYTFMKRLVKTFGEPTVLTTDKAPALLCAFNKLREQGFYLKPTHCTIKYLNNPIEQDHRHVKRCFSKSAGFQNLRHDSRTLKGIETIHAIYKQNRSLRPNCGFSTYNELQKLLTIA; the protein is encoded by the coding sequence ATGGGATATTTTAAAGGAAAACAATTTAAAAAGGATATTATTTTAGTAGCCGTCGGCTACTATTGTCGTTTTTCTTTAAGCTATCGTGAAGTATCTGAAATCTTAAAAGAGCGTGGTGTTTCGGTTCATCCAACAACCATCATGCGCTGGGTTCATGAATATGGAAATCTTATCTATCAAATTTGGAAGAAGAAAAATAAAAACGTTCAATTATCTTGGAGACTAGATGAAACCTATATAAAAGTCAGAGGGAAATGGTGTTATTTATATCGTGCAATCGATAAAGACGGGCACACATTGGATATTCAACTTCGTAAAAAACGGGATCATCAGGCTGCCTATACCTTTATGAAAAGATTGGTCAAAACGTTTGGAGAACCTACGGTTCTCACTACAGACAAAGCACCAGCATTACTTTGTGCATTTAACAAATTAAGAGAACAAGGCTTTTATCTAAAACCAACTCATTGTACAATCAAGTATTTGAACAACCCCATTGAACAGGACCATAGGCATGTGAAGCGATGTTTTTCTAAATCTGCAGGATTTCAAAATCTTCGCCACGATTCCCGTACCTTAAAAGGAATCGAAACCATTCATGCTATATATAAACAAAACCGCAGTTTACGACCAAACTGCGGTTTTTCAACGTATAATGAATTGCAAAAGTTACTTACAATTGCATGA
- the cntC gene encoding staphylopine uptake ABC transporter permease subunit CntC, with translation MKVLKHVINDKLAAVSLSVIVATVGAGIFAPLIAPHDPNEVNMELRFAALSWEYLLGNDHLGRCILSRLIYGIRPSVLWVFIALVLSVLIGAVVGFIAGYFRGKTDALLMRMCDVMLSFPGYVMTLALVGMLGAGLENILIAFILTKWAWFARVIRTSVMQYAESEYVKFSKATGVSDIKIMYKHIVPVALPDIAVISSSSFSTMILQISGFSFLGLGVQAPTAEWGMMLNEAREVMFSRPEFMLAPGLTIIIVVSAVNFLSDALQVALDPKLMTSKRKLQGKEVA, from the coding sequence ATGAAAGTATTGAAACATGTAATCAATGACAAGCTGGCTGCTGTATCTTTATCCGTCATTGTTGCAACTGTTGGCGCCGGAATATTTGCTCCTTTAATTGCGCCGCATGATCCTAATGAAGTAAATATGGAACTTCGATTTGCAGCCTTATCATGGGAATACCTCCTAGGCAACGACCATCTGGGGAGATGCATCTTGTCTAGATTAATTTATGGCATTCGTCCCAGCGTGTTATGGGTGTTTATTGCATTAGTCCTATCTGTTTTGATCGGAGCTGTTGTAGGCTTTATAGCAGGCTACTTTAGAGGAAAAACGGATGCCCTTTTAATGAGAATGTGCGATGTTATGCTTTCCTTTCCGGGATACGTAATGACATTGGCGCTTGTTGGTATGTTGGGCGCGGGTCTTGAGAATATTTTGATTGCGTTTATTTTGACGAAATGGGCATGGTTTGCTCGCGTAATCAGAACGTCTGTGATGCAGTATGCTGAATCTGAATATGTAAAGTTCTCCAAGGCAACCGGTGTTAGCGACATAAAAATCATGTATAAGCATATTGTGCCAGTTGCGCTTCCTGACATTGCGGTCATTTCAAGCAGTTCTTTCAGTACGATGATTTTGCAAATATCAGGGTTTTCTTTCCTTGGATTAGGAGTTCAGGCTCCTACTGCGGAGTGGGGCATGATGTTGAATGAGGCAAGAGAGGTCATGTTTTCAAGGCCGGAATTCATGTTGGCACCTGGCTTAACCATCATTATTGTTGTGTCGGCCGTTAACTTTTTGTCTGATGCACTTCAAGTTGCGTTAGATCCTAAATTAATGACCTCTAAACGTAAGCTTCAAGGAAAAGAGGTGGCATAA
- a CDS encoding type II toxin-antitoxin system HicB family antitoxin, translating into MNKKDWYRYPAIFEYDDDGISISFPDLPGCLSCGDTEEEAVKMAKEALALHLYGLEQDKEDIPSPSHFQDIKPAPKQAIILVEVFMPPFRSNIENKAVKKTLTIPKWLDDLAQEHKVNYSHILQDALKEHLGVNDKRPE; encoded by the coding sequence ATGAATAAAAAAGATTGGTATAGGTATCCGGCAATTTTTGAATACGATGATGACGGTATTTCTATCTCATTCCCAGACTTACCTGGTTGCTTGTCTTGCGGTGATACAGAAGAAGAAGCCGTAAAGATGGCAAAAGAAGCACTGGCGCTTCATCTGTATGGTTTAGAGCAAGATAAAGAGGACATTCCCTCTCCTTCCCATTTCCAAGACATTAAACCGGCTCCTAAACAGGCAATCATTCTTGTTGAAGTCTTTATGCCACCTTTCCGTAGTAATATCGAAAATAAGGCTGTAAAAAAGACACTTACGATTCCAAAATGGTTGGATGATTTAGCCCAGGAACATAAGGTGAACTACTCACACATCCTTCAAGATGCATTAAAAGAACATCTTGGAGTTAATGACAAGCGCCCTGAATAA
- a CDS encoding methyltransferase domain-containing protein, producing MNTSEQFQRHLIEFQDRFMYLANRYDSTIHHSSELETIIDDYSAFITDESNKKAWEQLEQQASSEFSRLVADLRKTSAQCVAIMEKYRALKLLNGEVARTDYFKNVESCIEKEFGSFQVTSDSTVLLIGSGSFPMTPLFIAKRTGAQVVGIDVDEEAIELGRRVIARLGSGLNIRLENVFVEHLDVTKDVTHIIFSSTVANKYDLLDQLHPLTNEQVVVAMRYGDRLKSLFNYPMKETAERKWRLIDMILRPGHVFDIALYEKA from the coding sequence ATGAATACGTCAGAACAATTTCAACGACATTTGATCGAGTTCCAGGATAGGTTTATGTATTTAGCAAACCGATATGACAGTACAATTCACCATAGCTCGGAGTTAGAGACCATAATAGATGACTACTCAGCTTTCATAACAGACGAGAGTAACAAAAAAGCGTGGGAACAACTGGAACAACAAGCATCCAGTGAGTTTTCCCGACTTGTGGCTGATTTAAGGAAGACGTCTGCACAATGTGTTGCGATTATGGAGAAATACCGTGCATTAAAGCTGCTAAATGGAGAGGTTGCCAGGACCGATTACTTCAAAAATGTAGAATCCTGTATTGAAAAAGAATTTGGAAGCTTTCAAGTCACTTCTGATTCCACAGTATTGTTGATTGGCTCGGGGTCGTTCCCAATGACACCATTATTTATTGCGAAACGAACAGGTGCACAAGTGGTTGGCATCGATGTTGATGAGGAGGCGATAGAACTTGGAAGAAGGGTGATAGCTCGATTAGGAAGCGGATTGAACATTCGATTAGAGAACGTGTTCGTAGAGCATCTTGATGTCACAAAGGATGTAACCCATATCATATTCAGCTCAACAGTTGCCAATAAATATGACCTGTTGGACCAATTGCATCCCTTAACAAATGAACAAGTGGTCGTGGCGATGAGATATGGTGATCGGTTGAAGTCTTTATTCAATTACCCCATGAAAGAGACGGCTGAGCGAAAATGGAGGCTGATTGACATGATTTTGCGTCCCGGTCATGTGTTTGATATCGCTTTGTATGAAAAAGCATAG
- the cntD gene encoding staphylopine uptake ABC transporter ATP-binding protein CntD produces MNTLEVVNLKIWDSSTNKMIIPNSSFHVKQGSCLAIVGESGSGKSVTCRAIMRLNKGGIRQTGDILFKGENLTELPEKEMRKKRGKNLCMILQNGMRAFNPSCVVGVHLKGTLVEHFGWSHDEITAKMKNAMESVMLKNPIEVMNKYPHQLSGGMLQRVMIALAIVLEPDIIIADEPTTALDTISQFEVVEQFIQLRARMGCSMIFISHDLGVVKKIADEVLVMKDGKIVERGTTQAIFSKAQHEHTRYLVSTKLALNHHFRRIMGGVIVAER; encoded by the coding sequence ATGAATACTTTGGAAGTTGTCAATTTGAAAATATGGGATAGCAGTACCAATAAGATGATTATTCCGAATAGTTCATTTCATGTAAAGCAAGGAAGCTGTCTGGCAATTGTAGGGGAAAGCGGAAGCGGGAAGTCTGTGACCTGCAGGGCAATTATGAGATTGAATAAAGGCGGGATACGCCAAACCGGAGACATTCTGTTCAAAGGAGAAAACTTAACCGAACTTCCTGAAAAAGAAATGAGAAAAAAGAGGGGGAAAAATCTTTGTATGATTTTGCAAAATGGCATGCGTGCCTTTAATCCCTCTTGTGTGGTCGGAGTTCATCTAAAGGGGACACTTGTGGAACATTTCGGCTGGAGCCATGACGAAATCACAGCCAAAATGAAAAATGCCATGGAAAGCGTTATGCTGAAAAACCCGATAGAGGTGATGAATAAGTATCCCCACCAGCTGTCGGGCGGAATGCTGCAGCGGGTTATGATTGCATTGGCAATCGTATTGGAACCTGACATCATTATCGCTGATGAACCGACAACAGCACTCGATACAATTTCGCAATTCGAAGTGGTTGAACAGTTCATTCAATTGCGGGCAAGAATGGGTTGCTCGATGATTTTCATTTCTCACGATTTAGGCGTTGTCAAAAAAATTGCGGATGAAGTTCTAGTCATGAAGGATGGGAAAATTGTTGAAAGAGGGACAACCCAAGCCATTTTCTCTAAAGCTCAGCATGAACACACCCGATATTTAGTATCTACGAAGCTGGCGTTGAATCATCATTTTAGGAGAATAATGGGAGGCGTTATCGTTGCTGAGCGTTGA
- a CDS encoding HNH endonuclease, which translates to MYQPMKMNEFLAYTENMEYAITVVDGQDVYLHNLIMKPPAGHAVIHLNKNGLDCRRENMKIVKIV; encoded by the coding sequence ATGTACCAACCGATGAAAATGAATGAATTCCTTGCTTATACCGAAAACATGGAGTATGCCATAACAGTTGTAGATGGACAGGATGTTTATCTACATAACCTCATCATGAAACCGCCAGCTGGACATGCTGTTATTCATCTAAATAAAAATGGTCTAGACTGCAGGCGAGAAAACATGAAGATTGTAAAAATCGTGTAA